Proteins from one Mycolicibacter virginiensis genomic window:
- a CDS encoding acyl carrier protein has product MGQANLSSRFGVASLNMTASSPDAINAALREILRDDLQVDLNRVTPESRLVDDVGLDSVAFAIGMVAIEDRLGVALSEEDLLNCDTVGDLEAAIRAKAPADA; this is encoded by the coding sequence ATAGGGCAAGCTAACCTTAGTTCGCGGTTTGGTGTAGCGTCCCTCAACATGACCGCTTCATCGCCCGATGCCATCAACGCCGCGCTGCGTGAGATCTTGCGAGACGACCTGCAGGTCGATCTCAACCGCGTGACTCCGGAGTCGCGGCTGGTGGATGATGTCGGCCTCGATTCGGTGGCCTTCGCCATCGGCATGGTCGCCATTGAGGATCGGCTGGGTGTAGCGCTGTCTGAGGAAGACCTGTTGAACTGCGACACGGTCGGCGACCTTGAGGCCGCCATCCGGGCGAAAGCCCCCGCCGACGCGTGA
- the mbtN gene encoding mycobactin biosynthesis acyl-ACP dehydrogenase MbtN: MAESDGSDIDAYRGLLNEVFDQQVVDWTAEAEDSGRFPRKLIEHLGRAGVFTQKWAGAQPTDVAKLLELAYALGRLGSAGIGVGVSLQDSSISILHRFGRSEYLKDICQRAIRGQAVLCIGASEESGGSDLQRVQTEARSVRDGFEVRGRKKFVSLSPISDHILVLARSMDHDENSRHGNVMMIAVPTDQVQVHEPFSKVGAGPLDTAPVDIDTWVPADALIARPGTGLAAISWGLAHERMSIAGQVASSTQKILGITHARMMHRTQFGATLFEHQALRLRIADLQARVDLLRHGLNGFAAGGKLDLRTSAAMKVTAARLGEEVIAECMHIFGGTGYLVDETPLGRWWRDMKLARVGGGTDEVLWELVAAGMRPDYDGYAELFDSGSSSG; encoded by the coding sequence ATTGCGGAGTCGGATGGCTCGGATATCGACGCTTACCGCGGTTTGCTCAACGAGGTGTTCGACCAGCAGGTCGTGGACTGGACGGCCGAAGCAGAGGACAGCGGGCGCTTTCCCCGCAAGCTGATCGAGCACCTCGGTAGGGCGGGCGTCTTCACGCAGAAGTGGGCGGGAGCGCAGCCCACCGATGTGGCCAAACTCCTGGAACTGGCCTACGCCCTGGGGCGGCTCGGGTCTGCGGGCATCGGAGTCGGTGTGAGCCTGCAGGATTCGTCGATCTCGATTCTGCACCGCTTCGGCCGATCCGAGTACCTGAAGGACATCTGCCAGCGGGCCATTCGCGGCCAAGCGGTGTTGTGTATCGGCGCGTCGGAGGAGTCCGGGGGATCGGACCTGCAGCGGGTGCAGACCGAGGCCCGTTCCGTGCGCGACGGTTTCGAGGTGCGTGGCCGCAAGAAGTTCGTGTCGCTGTCGCCCATCTCCGATCACATCCTGGTGCTGGCGCGCAGCATGGACCACGATGAGAACAGCCGGCACGGCAACGTCATGATGATCGCGGTGCCGACCGATCAGGTGCAGGTACACGAGCCGTTCAGCAAGGTCGGGGCTGGACCCCTGGACACCGCACCGGTCGACATCGACACCTGGGTGCCCGCCGACGCCCTGATCGCTCGGCCAGGCACCGGGCTGGCCGCCATCTCCTGGGGCCTGGCGCACGAGCGCATGTCGATCGCTGGGCAGGTCGCCTCGTCGACCCAGAAGATTCTCGGCATCACCCACGCGCGGATGATGCACCGCACCCAGTTCGGTGCCACCCTGTTCGAGCATCAGGCGCTGCGGCTGCGAATCGCCGACCTGCAGGCCCGAGTCGACCTTCTTCGTCACGGGCTCAACGGATTTGCGGCCGGGGGCAAACTCGACCTGCGGACCTCCGCGGCGATGAAAGTGACCGCGGCGCGGCTGGGCGAAGAGGTGATCGCCGAGTGCATGCACATCTTCGGCGGGACCGGCTACCTGGTCGACGAGACGCCGCTTGGGCGCTGGTGGCGAGACATGAAGCTGGCCCGTGTTGGCGGCGGCACCGACGAGGTGCTCTGGGAGTTGGTGGCAGCCGGGATGCGCCCCGACTACGACGGCTACGCCGAGCTGTTCGACAGCGGGTCGTCGTCGGGGTAG
- a CDS encoding GNAT family N-acetyltransferase: MTDAATILHRELTDLSDEVRRVPPPPIPVLAEPYTIRVADPDTDAEMISEWMNRPHLAETWESAWPPERWHAYLSAQVNGSYSRPLIVSRNGQDGGYIEIYRAAKDSIAKYYAADPYDLGIHAAVADTTVVNRGFAAILLPRIMSYVFELEPQCRRMMFEPEYRNTAMRRLAEYVGGVFLGEHDMGYRKMALYAALRYPDDDPLSNSSA, from the coding sequence ATGACTGACGCCGCAACCATCCTGCACCGCGAGCTGACAGACCTGTCCGACGAGGTCCGCCGCGTCCCGCCGCCCCCGATCCCGGTGCTGGCCGAGCCTTACACGATCCGGGTGGCAGACCCGGACACCGACGCGGAGATGATCTCCGAGTGGATGAACCGGCCTCATCTGGCCGAGACATGGGAGTCCGCCTGGCCGCCGGAGCGCTGGCACGCCTATCTCTCCGCCCAGGTCAACGGCAGCTATTCGCGGCCGTTGATCGTCAGCCGGAATGGACAAGACGGCGGCTATATCGAGATCTACCGGGCGGCAAAGGATTCCATCGCCAAGTATTACGCGGCCGACCCGTATGACCTGGGCATTCACGCCGCCGTCGCCGATACCACGGTGGTCAATCGTGGGTTCGCGGCAATCCTGTTGCCGCGCATCATGTCCTATGTCTTCGAGCTCGAGCCGCAGTGCCGTCGGATGATGTTCGAACCCGAGTACCGCAACACGGCCATGCGCCGGCTCGCCGAATATGTCGGCGGCGTCTTCCTCGGCGAACACGACATGGGTTATCGCAAGATGGCGCTTTACGCGGCGCTGCGCTACCCCGACGACGACCCGCTGTCGAACAGCTCGGCGTAG
- the mbtM gene encoding long-chain-fatty acid--ACP ligase MbtM — MSVLAGALTRAMTGSEHDLVVFDPEAGAWDRHPWQQVHARAESVAARILDGDDAGAVGLVGEPTADLIAAIQGAWLAGRSISILPGPVRGADPQQWAQATLDRFRGIGVGTVLSHGSVLDLLRAEETGRGLAVADVAAAAGSGRSVSPVTAGTDVPAVLQGTAGSTGTPRTAQLSPAAVLANVSGLSKHVGVDPADDVGCSWLPLYHDMGLTFLLSAALTGSEQWLAPTAAFAASPFRWLSWLHDSRATMTAAPNFAYTVIGKYARRVPEVDLGRLRVAINGGEPVDCTGLERFVAELAKFGLDPGALMPSYGLAEATCAVTAPRPGTGLQYDEIVGAASDDAEAVRRHAVLGEPIPGMQVRISPVAERHEELPQREVGEIEIRGTSMMSGYLGQQALGPDAWFATGDLGYFTDAGLVVCGRAKEIISIAGRNVFPTEIERVAAEVRGVREGAVVAVGTDGARPGLVIAAEFRGRDEAGARADLISRVASQCGVVPADVVFLAPGSLPRTSSGKLRRLEVKRNMEVMK, encoded by the coding sequence GTGAGCGTGCTGGCCGGCGCCCTGACCCGGGCGATGACCGGGTCAGAACACGACCTGGTGGTCTTCGACCCCGAGGCCGGGGCATGGGATCGCCACCCGTGGCAGCAGGTGCATGCCCGGGCCGAAAGCGTGGCCGCCCGGATTCTGGACGGCGACGACGCTGGGGCCGTCGGGCTGGTCGGTGAGCCGACCGCAGATCTGATCGCCGCGATACAGGGTGCTTGGCTGGCCGGCCGCAGCATCTCGATCCTGCCTGGACCGGTCCGCGGCGCTGACCCTCAGCAATGGGCGCAGGCGACGCTGGATCGTTTCCGCGGCATTGGGGTTGGCACGGTGCTGAGCCACGGATCGGTATTGGACCTGCTGCGTGCCGAGGAGACCGGTCGCGGTCTGGCGGTGGCTGACGTTGCCGCGGCCGCCGGCAGCGGTCGCTCGGTCAGTCCGGTCACTGCCGGTACCGATGTGCCCGCGGTATTACAGGGCACCGCCGGGTCCACCGGTACCCCGCGCACCGCTCAACTGTCACCGGCCGCGGTCCTGGCGAATGTGTCGGGCTTGAGCAAGCACGTCGGGGTCGATCCGGCCGATGACGTCGGCTGCAGCTGGCTGCCGCTGTATCACGACATGGGGCTGACCTTCTTGCTCAGCGCAGCGCTGACCGGCTCGGAGCAGTGGTTGGCGCCCACCGCGGCGTTCGCCGCCTCGCCGTTTCGATGGTTGAGCTGGCTGCACGACAGCCGGGCCACCATGACCGCCGCACCCAACTTCGCCTACACCGTCATCGGCAAATACGCCCGCCGGGTCCCCGAAGTGGACCTGGGTCGGCTGCGGGTCGCGATCAACGGCGGCGAGCCGGTCGACTGCACGGGGTTGGAGCGCTTCGTCGCCGAGCTTGCCAAGTTCGGCCTCGATCCCGGTGCTCTCATGCCGTCGTACGGGCTGGCCGAGGCCACCTGCGCGGTGACCGCGCCACGGCCGGGAACTGGTCTGCAGTACGACGAAATCGTCGGCGCGGCAAGCGATGACGCCGAAGCCGTGCGCAGGCATGCGGTGCTCGGAGAGCCGATTCCCGGCATGCAGGTCCGCATCAGCCCGGTGGCCGAACGCCACGAGGAGCTGCCGCAGCGCGAAGTCGGTGAGATCGAGATCCGCGGAACGTCGATGATGTCGGGTTACCTCGGCCAGCAGGCGCTGGGACCCGATGCGTGGTTTGCCACCGGCGACCTGGGCTACTTCACCGACGCCGGCCTGGTGGTCTGCGGCCGGGCCAAGGAGATCATCTCGATCGCCGGGCGCAATGTGTTTCCCACCGAGATCGAGCGGGTCGCCGCCGAAGTACGCGGTGTCCGCGAGGGTGCGGTAGTGGCGGTCGGCACCGACGGAGCCCGGCCGGGATTGGTGATCGCCGCGGAATTTCGAGGCCGTGACGAGGCCGGCGCGCGTGCCGACCTGATCTCGCGGGTGGCCTCTCAGTGCGGGGTGGTGCCCGCAGACGTGGTGTTTCTGGCGCCGGGATCGCTGCCCCGGACGTCGTCGGGGAAACTGCGGCGACTCGAGGTCAAACGCAACATGGAGGTTATGAAGTGA